A window from Plasmodium relictum strain SGS1 genome assembly, chromosome: 7 encodes these proteins:
- the SPM1 gene encoding subpellicular microtubule protein 1, putative, translating into MEIAAEKPKVQFNFFVDEKQNNNDSNYSQYMRDYNIKNEPGSYEHRRLSLDKNSEQRRKDSPSKKYGLCVDEICTCGFHRCPKIIRPRPFEGESNYRIEFGPKPLPTLPPRVEQKPPKSLPFEGESNYRSEFGPKPLPVLPPRVEQKPPKSLPFEGETNYRSEFGPKPLPQLPPRSETKLVKSLPFEGESNYRSEFGPKPLPTLPPRIEQKPPKSLPFEGESNYRSEFGPKPLPVLPPRVEQKPPKSLPFEGETNYRSEFGPKPLPVLPPRSETKLVKSLPFEGESNYRSEFGPKPLPVLPPRIEQKPPKSLPFEGESNYRSEFGPKPLPVLPPRIEQKPPKSLPFEGETNYRSEFGPKPLPVLPPKQEAKLVKPLAFEGESSYRSEYTRKIVPVCPVTLLPQYPAPTYPSQHVFWDPETKTWY; encoded by the coding sequence atggagATAGCTGCAGAGAAACCAAAGGtacaatttaatttttttgtagatGAAAagcaaaataataatgattctAATTATTCACAATATATGAGagattataatataaaaaatgaaccAGGTTCATATGAACATAGAAGATTAtctttagataaaaatagtGAACAAAGAAGAAAAGATTCTCCCTCAAAAAAATATGGTTTATGCGTAGATGAAATATGTACATGTGGTTTTCACAGATGTCCTAAAATAATAAGACCACGACCGTTTGAAGGTGAGAGTAATTATAGAATTGAATTTGGTCCCAAACCACTACCCACTCTACCACCAAGAGTAGAACAAAAGCCACCTAAATCATTACCATTTGAAGGTGAAAGTAATTATAGAAGTGAATTTGGACCAAAACCATTACCCGTTTTACCACCAAGAGTAGAACAGAAACCACCTAAATCATTACCGTTTGAAGGAGAAACTAATTATAGAAGCGAATTTGGACCTAAACCATTGCCTCAGTTACCACCAAGATCAGAAACTAAATTAGTTAAATCATTACCGTTTGAAGGTGAAAGTAACTATAGAAGTGAATTTGGACCAAAACCACTACCCACTCTACCTCCAAGAATAGAACAAAAACCACCCAAATCATTGCCATTTGAAGGTGAAAGTAATTATAGAAGTGAATTTGGGCCAAAACCATTGCCTGTTTTGCCACCAAGAGTAGAACAGAAACCACCCAAATCATTACCGTTTGAAGGAGAAACTAATTATAGAAGTGAATTTGGACCTAAACCATTACCAGTTTTACCACCAAGATCAGAAACTAAGTTAGTTAAATCATTACCGTTTGAAGGTGAAAGTAATTATAGAAGTGAATTTGGGCCAAAACCATTGCCCGTTTTACCGCCAAGAATAGAACAAAAGCCACCCAAATCATTACCGTTTGAAGGTGAAAGTAATTATAGAAGTGAATTTGGACCAAAACCATTGCCCGTTTTACCACCAAGAATAGAACAGAAACCACCTAAATCATTACCGTTTGAAGGAGAAACTAATTATAGAAGTGAATTTGGACCTAAACCATTACCAGTTTTACCACCAAAACAAGAAGCTAAATTAGTGAAACCACTGGCATTTGAAGGAGAAAGTAGTTATAGAAGTGAATACACAAGAAAAATTGTTCCTGTTTGTCCAGTTACTTTATTACCACAATATCCTGCACCAACTTATCCATCTCAACATGTATTTTGGGATCCTGAAACTAAAACATGGTATTAA